GCTTTTTTATGAGGTTCCTGATCCAGTGGGTTGTCTCGGAGAAGAAGGGAAAAAGCGTCATCCCCATCTACTTTTGGTACCTCAGCCTTCTAGGAGGTTTGACCCTCTTGACCTATGCAATCCATATCAAAGATCCCGTCTTCATCGT
The Deltaproteobacteria bacterium DNA segment above includes these coding regions:
- a CDS encoding lipid-A-disaccharide synthase N-terminal domain-containing protein → MRFLIQWVVSEKKGKSVIPIYFWYLSLLGGLTLLTYAIHIKDPVFIV